The following coding sequences are from one Neovison vison isolate M4711 chromosome X, ASM_NN_V1, whole genome shotgun sequence window:
- the HMGB3 gene encoding high mobility group protein B3 has translation MAKGDPKKPKGKMSAYAFFVQTCREEHKKKNPEVPVNFAEFSKKCSERWKTMSGKEKSKFDEMAKADKVRYDREMKDYGPAKGGKKKKDPNAPKRPPSGFFLFCSEFRPKIKSTNPGISIGDVAKKLGEMWNNLSDGEKQPYNNKAAKLKEKYEKDVADYKSKGKFDGAKGPAKVARKKVEEDDEDDEEEEEEEEEEEEDE, from the exons atggctaaaggTGATCCCAAGAAACCAAAGGGCAAGATGTCTGCTTATGCCTTCTTCGTGCAGACATGCAGAGAGGAACACAAGAAGAAAAACCCAGAAGTCCCTGTCAATTTTGCAGAATTTTCTAAGAAGTGCTCTGAGAGGTGGAAG ACTATGTCTGGGAAGGAGAAATCTAAATTCGATGAAATGGCAAAGGCAGACAAAGTGCGTTATGACCGGGAAATGAAGGATTATGGACCAGCTAAGGGAGGCAAGAAGAAGAAGGACCCTAATGCCCCCAAAAGGCCACC GTCTGGATTCTTCCTGTTCTGTTCAGAATTCCGCCCCAAGATCAAATCTACAAACCCTGGTATCTCCATTGGAGATGTGGCAAAGAAGCTGGGCGAGATGTGGAATAACTTAAGTGATGGTGAGAAGCAACCTTACAACAATAAGGCAGCGAAGCTGAAGGAGAAGTACGAGAAG gATGTCGCCGACTATAAGTCTAAAGGAAAGTTTGATGGCGCGAAGGGTCCCGCCAAAGTTGCCCGGAAAAAGGTGGAAGAAGATGATGAAGAcgacgaggaggaggaagaggaagaggaggaggaggaggaggatgaataA